Genomic window (Gammaproteobacteria bacterium):
CCAGCACCCGGTCCAGTTCAGACAAACCACTGTCCACCCGCGCCTGATCAACATTTTCGACCTCGGCCAGACTCAGCACCCGCGACTCACTAACCACGTTGCCTGCATAGCCGGCAAAGCGGCTGCGAGCACCGGCAGACGCCAGGGTGGGCGCAACCACAATTTCAGACATGGTGTTCCAGGCGCCACAATCTGCACATTGCCCCGCCCATTTGCTGCTCTGCGAACCACAGTTACCGCACACATAGGCGGTTTTAGCCTTGGCCATGCTTACTCCCTGATTGTGATGTTTGATTGATCAGTCCGTTGGACAATGAGCGCGTCAGCCAACCGATGAACATCGGCCAACCTCGGATAGGTTGGCCGAAAAGACGGGGAAATTTCAACTATGAACGTGATCCAAACGCACCCGTGAGGTGATTCCGCACACCAGTTCGTAGGCAATGGTATTGGCATAGTCGGCAATCACTTCCGCCGCCAGCCCTTTGCCCCACAGCACCACCGGGTCACCGACTTTATCGTGGCTGTCCGGCCCCAGATCCACGCAGATCATGTCCATGCTGACCCGACCTGCCAACGGTACCTGACGACCATTGACGAGTACTGGCGTACCATTGCGCGCATGACGGGGATAGCCGTCGCCGTAACCTATGCCGATCACACCGATCCGGGTGTCACGCTGGGTACGCCAGGTTGCGCCGTACCCCACCGCTTCACCGGCCTTGATGTCATTGATCGCCATCAGACAACTGCGCAGCGTCATCACCGGACGCAATCCCAGACTACTGGCCGGCTGATGACCAAACGGTGAAATGCCGTACAGGGCAATGCCGGGGCGCACCCAGTCAAAATGGCTCTGCGGCTGGGAAAACACCCCGGCGGAATTGGCCATGCTGCGCGGCAAATTCCAGCCATCGGTCACCTGATTAAACCGCTGCAGCTGGCGCTCGGTGCGGGAACTGTCCAGCTCGTCGGCACCGGCAAAGTGGCTCATCGCCGTGATGCTGGCAACATTGCGGCAGCTCTGCAATTGCTGCAACGCCTGAGCAGCGCTGTCCAGCGCAAACCCCAGACGGTGCATGCCGGTATCGATTTTGAGCCAGGTATGCAGCGGTCTGGACAAAGTGGTCTGCCGCAGCAAATCGATCTGCAACTGATGGTGCACCACCACCTGCAAGTCGTAACGAACGCAGGCTGCACGCTCTTCAGTATCAAAAAACCCTTCCAGTACCAGCAATGGTTTGGTGCAACCGGCCTGACGCAGGGCCACCGCCTCGCCCACGTGGGCGACACCAAACAAATCGGCAGCATCCAGCGAGTCAATCATCGACTCCACGTTGTGACCATAGGCATTGGCCTTGATCACCGCAATCACGCCCGAGCGGGGCGCTACAGCACGCACCAGTTGTAAATTATGGCGCAGCGCCGAATGGTCAATGGTCGCTACGGCATGACAAATCATTCATAACCCTCGTCATCATAAATGGTAGGCACATAGTCTTCGAATCGAGTGTATCGACCCAGGAAGGTCTGACGTACAGTACCGATGGGGCCATTACGCTGCTTGCCGATGATGATTTCCGCGGTTCCCTTGTCGGGGCTGTCGGGGTTGTACACTTCATCGCGATAAATGAACACGATCAAGTCAGCGTCCTGTTCGATCGCACCCGATTCACGCAAGTCCGACATAACCGGACGTTTGTTGGGGCGCTGTTCCAAGCTGCGGTTGAGCTGTGACAAGGCAATAACCGGCGCGTTCAGTTCCTTGGCCATGCCCTTGAGGTTACGCGAAATTTCGGAAATTTCCGAGGCACGGTTTTCATTGTTGCCCGGTACCTGCATCAGCTGCAAGTAGTCGATCACCACCAGGCCCAGCGGACCGATTTCCCGCGTCAAACGCCGGCAGCGGGCACGCAATTCGTTCGGGCTAAGCGCGGGGGTATCGTCAATGAAAATCGGCGCATCATTGAGGATACCCACCGCGTTGGTGAGTTTCGGCCAGTCTTCATCAGCCAGATTACCCGAGCGCAAATTCTTCTGATCGATCTTGCCTATTGACGACATCATACGCATCGCCAGCGAGTCGCCCGGCATCTCCATACTGAACACCGCCACCGGCAAACCGGCCAGCACGGCGACATTTTCGGCAATATTCATCGCAAACGTGGTTTTACCCATGGATGGACGACCGGCAACAATGACCAGATCACCCGGCTGCAAACCCGCCGTCTGACCGTCAAAATCGGTGAATCCTGTGGGTACACCGGTAATGGGATTGTCCTGCTGGAACAATTGGTCGATTTTGTCGACCGCGCGATTGAGCAGTTCGTTGATTCCGACAAAGCCCTTTTTACCCTTGGCGCCTTTTTCAGCGATCTGGAACACCATGCGCTCGGCTTCATCGAGAATTTCTTCGCTGCTGCGACCCTCGGTGTTGAACGCCCGTTCGGTCAAGGTGCCACCAATGGTGATCAGGCTGCGCAAAATGGCGCGCTCGCGCACAATGGCCGCGTAGTGTTTGATGTTGGAAGCGCTGGGAGTATTTTTCGCCAAGGTCCCCAGATAGGCCAATCCGCCCACCTGATCCAGTTGATTGCGATTGGCCAAAAATTCTGAGACGGTAATTACGTCCAGCGGCTGATTCTGCGCTGCCAGTTGCGACAAGGCTTCAAAAATCAATTTGTGATCGTGGCGGTAAAAATCTTCCTGAAGAATAACGTCCGACACCTGATCCCAGGTGCTGTTGTCCAGCATCAAGCCCCCCAGAATCGCCTGCTCCGCCTCCATGGAATGTGGCGGTATGCGTAGGCGTTCTGTTTGGGCATCTTTAATTGGCGATGAAATTACCGGGTCTGACATGGCGTCCAATTACTGTCCTGATTTGATTATCCTGAATTAATTTTTTTGGGGCGTAAAAAAACGGCGCGGACCATCAGGCACGCGCCGTTTTTCAAGATTGCTTACCGCTTAGGCGGCAGTTACAACCAGCTTCAGAACGCCGCTGACGTCTGCGTGCAATTGTACACTGATTTGGTATTCGCCCGCATAACGGATCGCACCATCAGGCAGAGAAACCTCGCCCTTGGCCAGAGCAACGCCCGCAGCCGTTGTTGCGTCTGCGATATCGCGTGTACCGATTGAGCCGTACAGTTTGCCTTCGTCACCAGCTACGCTGCTGATCTGCACAGTCAATGCTTCCAGTTGCGCCAGGCGCGCCTGGGCAGCAGCCAGTCTTTCAGCCGCTTGCGCTTCCAAATCAGCGCGACGCGATTCGAAAGCTTGCACGTTGTTAGCAGTGGCAGGAACTGCCTTGCCTTGAGGAATCAGAAAATTACGTCCGTAACCAGCGCGAACGTTTACCCGGTCACCGATGGCGCCCAGATTTTTTACTTTTTCCAGCAGAATGATTTCCATGGTTCTACCTCACGTTTCGTCCCCGCAGGGACGTCTAAAATCAAATAAATCGTTACAATTTCGCTTTGATGAATCGCCGCAGGTCTACCCAGGCATCCGCCAGGCCAGCCAGCGCCAGCAATACCGCCAGTTGTGGCAAGAAGAACATCAGCAGCACATACACGCCCAGCAACCAAAGTCCACTGACTCCGGCTCGCTCGGTCCAGCAATGCAACAATGCCAGCCCCGACACGGCATACAGCGCCACCGACACAATGGCCATGTCCGCTGCCAAGCTGCCGATACCGCCACCAACCACGGCCCACACGGTAACCAATACGGTCAACACCGCACCGGTTTTATCCAGCCGAAGTTCATTGAACTCCTTGCCGAACCCACCGGGGTTGTACAGCAATGCCTGCCACCAGCGCCCCAGGAACAACGCAATCGTTGCACTGAGCAAAAATGCCGAGGCCATGATCGCCGTCATCAACTGGGCGGTTGATCCCAGGACAGAGCTCAGGTCCAGCGCCTGTTTGTTCAGCGCGTCAGCCAAGACCTTGTCCAGCACCTGCTGCCACCAGCCAACCGTGTCGCCCAGCACCACGTGCATGCCGATCACCGCCAACAGGCCCAGCAAACCGCCT
Coding sequences:
- the alr gene encoding alanine racemase is translated as MICHAVATIDHSALRHNLQLVRAVAPRSGVIAVIKANAYGHNVESMIDSLDAADLFGVAHVGEAVALRQAGCTKPLLVLEGFFDTEERAACVRYDLQVVVHHQLQIDLLRQTTLSRPLHTWLKIDTGMHRLGFALDSAAQALQQLQSCRNVASITAMSHFAGADELDSSRTERQLQRFNQVTDGWNLPRSMANSAGVFSQPQSHFDWVRPGIALYGISPFGHQPASSLGLRPVMTLRSCLMAINDIKAGEAVGYGATWRTQRDTRIGVIGIGYGDGYPRHARNGTPVLVNGRQVPLAGRVSMDMICVDLGPDSHDKVGDPVVLWGKGLAAEVIADYANTIAYELVCGITSRVRLDHVHS
- the dnaB gene encoding replicative DNA helicase, producing MSDPVISSPIKDAQTERLRIPPHSMEAEQAILGGLMLDNSTWDQVSDVILQEDFYRHDHKLIFEALSQLAAQNQPLDVITVSEFLANRNQLDQVGGLAYLGTLAKNTPSASNIKHYAAIVRERAILRSLITIGGTLTERAFNTEGRSSEEILDEAERMVFQIAEKGAKGKKGFVGINELLNRAVDKIDQLFQQDNPITGVPTGFTDFDGQTAGLQPGDLVIVAGRPSMGKTTFAMNIAENVAVLAGLPVAVFSMEMPGDSLAMRMMSSIGKIDQKNLRSGNLADEDWPKLTNAVGILNDAPIFIDDTPALSPNELRARCRRLTREIGPLGLVVIDYLQLMQVPGNNENRASEISEISRNLKGMAKELNAPVIALSQLNRSLEQRPNKRPVMSDLRESGAIEQDADLIVFIYRDEVYNPDSPDKGTAEIIIGKQRNGPIGTVRQTFLGRYTRFEDYVPTIYDDEGYE
- the rplI gene encoding 50S ribosomal protein L9, producing the protein MEIILLEKVKNLGAIGDRVNVRAGYGRNFLIPQGKAVPATANNVQAFESRRADLEAQAAERLAAAQARLAQLEALTVQISSVAGDEGKLYGSIGTRDIADATTAAGVALAKGEVSLPDGAIRYAGEYQISVQLHADVSGVLKLVVTAA